A stretch of Natator depressus isolate rNatDep1 chromosome 2, rNatDep2.hap1, whole genome shotgun sequence DNA encodes these proteins:
- the C2H8orf88 gene encoding uncharacterized protein C8orf88 homolog isoform X3 yields the protein MLKTMDTKKLIGKSLQPARPARHLSSQHASTITFNFQAEFPCSNQVCLHSGVSWWYEATGMQTLNQTVIPSQPEWQESKTKKERIKYSRDFLLKLSSVSLSQKKPEFLPDHPIVLEKPVILEV from the exons ATGTTAAAGACAATGGACACTAAAAAACTGATTGGTAAATCCCTTCAGCCAGCAAGACCTGCACGCCACCTGTCTTCACAGCATG CCTCAACAATTACTTTCAACTTCCAAGCTGAATTTCCATGCAGCAATCAAGTATGTTTACATAGCGGAGTTAGCTGG tGGTATGAGGCTACTGGAATGCAGACCTTAAATCAAACTGTGATCCCTAGTCAGCCAGAGTGGCAGGAGTCTAAAACCAAGAAAG AAAGAATTAAATACAGCAGGGATTTCCTCTTAAAGCTTTCAAGTGTTTCACTCTCTCAAAAGAAGCCGGAATTTCTTCCTGATCATCCTATTGTACTTGAAAAACCA
- the C2H8orf88 gene encoding uncharacterized protein C8orf88 homolog isoform X2, which produces MLKTMDTKKLIGKSLQPARPARHLSSQHASTITFNFQAEFPCSNQVCLHSGVSWWYEATGMQTLNQTVIPSQPEWQESKTKKERIKYSRDFLLKLSSVSLSQKKPEFLPDHPIVLEKPKTLPSENL; this is translated from the exons ATGTTAAAGACAATGGACACTAAAAAACTGATTGGTAAATCCCTTCAGCCAGCAAGACCTGCACGCCACCTGTCTTCACAGCATG CCTCAACAATTACTTTCAACTTCCAAGCTGAATTTCCATGCAGCAATCAAGTATGTTTACATAGCGGAGTTAGCTGG tGGTATGAGGCTACTGGAATGCAGACCTTAAATCAAACTGTGATCCCTAGTCAGCCAGAGTGGCAGGAGTCTAAAACCAAGAAAG AAAGAATTAAATACAGCAGGGATTTCCTCTTAAAGCTTTCAAGTGTTTCACTCTCTCAAAAGAAGCCGGAATTTCTTCCTGATCATCCTATTGTACTTGAAAAACCA
- the C2H8orf88 gene encoding uncharacterized protein C8orf88 homolog isoform X1, with protein MLKTMDTKKLIGKSLQPARPARHLSSQHASTITFNFQAEFPCSNQVCLHSGVSWWYEATGMQTLNQTVIPSQPEWQESKTKKERIKYSRDFLLKLSSVSLSQKKPEFLPDHPIVLEKPLILCLLGKKWMVSRTSESTTWTPGVGETLWMPNEFVLW; from the exons ATGTTAAAGACAATGGACACTAAAAAACTGATTGGTAAATCCCTTCAGCCAGCAAGACCTGCACGCCACCTGTCTTCACAGCATG CCTCAACAATTACTTTCAACTTCCAAGCTGAATTTCCATGCAGCAATCAAGTATGTTTACATAGCGGAGTTAGCTGG tGGTATGAGGCTACTGGAATGCAGACCTTAAATCAAACTGTGATCCCTAGTCAGCCAGAGTGGCAGGAGTCTAAAACCAAGAAAG AAAGAATTAAATACAGCAGGGATTTCCTCTTAAAGCTTTCAAGTGTTTCACTCTCTCAAAAGAAGCCGGAATTTCTTCCTGATCATCCTATTGTACTTGAAAAACCA CTCATTCTGTGCCTGTTGGGGAAGAAGTGGATGGTGAGCAGGACATCAGAGAGTACCACCTGGACACCAGGAGTTGGGGAAACTCTCTGGATGCCAAATGAATTTGTGCTATGGTAG